A genomic region of Chromatiales bacterium 21-64-14 contains the following coding sequences:
- a CDS encoding IS110 family transposase produces the protein MNERIRFYVGLDVHKESIAIAYAQADSREEPRFLGATPYSVIALTKALAKLGQPGELSVVHEAGPLGYGLVRALRARGYATEVIAPSRVARHPADRIKTDRRDALLLARLHRAGELTAITVPEPQDEALRDLVRTREDAMNDLRRARQRLRAFLLRQGRSYMGRRWGPAHERFLSTLQFEDPAHHIAFTEYRLDVRFSTERVARLDGALREQAATWRFLPLVQALMTLRGIEFLSGITIVAELGDLHRFPHPRDLMGYLGLVPGEHSSGGTRQQGALTKTGNGHVRRILIEAAWNYRFTPRVGESLQPRLQGQPRQRVETAWKAQVRLCHRFRRLRARGLHHNKVCAAIARELCGFIWDIGRQVVIA, from the coding sequence ATGAATGAGCGTATCAGATTCTATGTCGGATTGGATGTGCACAAGGAGTCCATTGCCATTGCGTATGCACAAGCCGATTCGCGCGAAGAGCCGCGGTTTCTGGGCGCTACGCCCTACAGCGTAATCGCGCTGACCAAGGCATTGGCGAAGCTCGGTCAGCCCGGGGAGCTGAGCGTGGTCCATGAAGCCGGACCTCTGGGTTACGGCCTCGTGCGCGCCTTGCGCGCACGAGGCTATGCGACGGAGGTGATCGCCCCTTCCCGGGTGGCGCGTCACCCCGCCGATCGCATCAAGACCGACCGGCGCGATGCGCTGCTGCTCGCACGCTTGCACCGCGCAGGTGAACTCACCGCAATCACCGTGCCGGAACCCCAGGACGAGGCGCTGCGCGATCTCGTGCGCACCCGCGAGGACGCGATGAACGACTTGCGCCGAGCACGCCAGCGGCTGCGGGCGTTTCTCCTGCGCCAGGGGCGTTCGTACATGGGTCGGCGCTGGGGACCGGCGCACGAGCGCTTTCTTTCCACCCTGCAATTCGAAGACCCCGCACACCACATTGCCTTCACGGAATACCGTCTGGACGTGCGCTTTAGCACCGAACGGGTGGCACGGCTCGATGGGGCCCTGCGTGAACAGGCGGCGACCTGGCGGTTTCTGCCGCTCGTCCAGGCCCTCATGACGTTGCGCGGTATCGAGTTTCTTTCGGGCATCACGATCGTCGCCGAACTCGGGGATCTGCACCGCTTCCCGCATCCGCGGGACCTCATGGGCTATCTCGGGCTCGTGCCCGGGGAGCACTCGAGCGGTGGTACGCGCCAGCAGGGCGCGCTCACGAAGACCGGAAACGGTCATGTACGGCGCATCCTGATCGAGGCCGCCTGGAACTACCGCTTCACCCCGCGTGTCGGGGAGTCCCTGCAGCCGCGGCTTCAGGGTCAACCCCGCCAGCGCGTCGAGACCGCTTGGAAGGCCCAGGTGCGGCTGTGTCACCGCTTTCGCAGGCTGCGTGCGCGGGGTCTCCATCACAACAAGGTGTGCGCGGCCATCGCCCGCGAGCTCTGCGGCTTCATCTGGGACATCGGGAGACAAGTCGTTATTGCCTAA
- a CDS encoding copper oxidase produces the protein MPSFSIHTHNGHQASESDGFPADFADPGEFWDHHYPSFPAGFDPNEVMSTLWYHDHRLDFTATNVYAGFSGFFLAFDDRDSNNENDKNPGAFRLPSGKYDVPLILHDVQFDQNAQVVWDFVGSHPMTSSSSGHGGYGPNPFYTVNGMIGDRFTVNRIIQPYFQVERRKYRLRLLNGGPSRFYSLAFTKDGKTPETVYVISNDGNLMPHPIEMKDYFDVWPANRYDIIVDFSKYKDGDQIYLTNRLEERDDGAGATGRYLDPTNLIMRFDVVGGRVDDPSRIPDHMIDRPKIDLSEVKREREFVFDYTNGLFTINGRLMDPNRIDAAIEQGTAEIWTLRNDGDAWGHPIHTHFEEFQIIEINGKPVTPGTINWGRKDVVQLGPGDEVKFFGRWRDFFGKYVMHCHNVVHEDHAMMIRWDIVKPGTGF, from the coding sequence CTGCCCTCGTTCTCGATCCATACCCACAACGGGCACCAAGCGTCCGAGAGTGATGGTTTCCCGGCTGATTTCGCGGATCCAGGCGAGTTCTGGGACCATCACTATCCGAGTTTTCCTGCCGGCTTCGACCCGAACGAGGTCATGAGCACGCTGTGGTATCACGACCACCGTCTCGACTTCACCGCGACCAATGTCTACGCTGGATTCTCGGGGTTTTTCCTGGCGTTTGACGATCGGGATTCCAACAACGAGAACGATAAAAACCCGGGGGCGTTCCGGCTGCCCAGTGGGAAGTACGACGTCCCCTTGATTCTGCACGACGTGCAGTTCGATCAGAACGCCCAAGTGGTGTGGGATTTCGTCGGCTCGCATCCAATGACGTCGAGTTCGTCCGGGCACGGTGGTTACGGGCCGAACCCGTTCTACACGGTCAACGGCATGATCGGTGACCGGTTCACCGTCAACCGCATCATCCAGCCGTATTTTCAGGTCGAGCGACGCAAGTATCGTCTGCGTCTGCTGAACGGTGGTCCGTCACGTTTCTATTCGTTGGCATTCACCAAGGACGGCAAGACCCCGGAGACGGTGTACGTGATCTCGAACGACGGCAACCTAATGCCGCACCCGATCGAAATGAAGGACTACTTTGATGTCTGGCCGGCCAACCGTTACGACATCATCGTCGACTTCTCGAAGTACAAGGACGGCGACCAGATCTACCTGACGAACCGTTTGGAAGAGCGAGACGACGGCGCTGGTGCTACTGGCAGGTATCTCGATCCGACCAACCTGATCATGCGCTTCGATGTGGTTGGTGGGCGTGTGGACGATCCGAGCCGCATTCCGGACCACATGATCGATCGTCCGAAGATCGACTTGAGCGAGGTCAAACGCGAGCGCGAGTTCGTATTTGACTACACCAACGGGCTGTTCACGATCAACGGCAGGTTGATGGACCCGAACCGGATTGACGCGGCTATCGAGCAGGGCACCGCGGAGATCTGGACGCTGCGCAATGATGGTGACGCGTGGGGACATCCGATCCACACCCACTTCGAAGAGTTTCAGATCATCGAAATCAACGGCAAACCGGTAACTCCGGGGACGATCAACTGGGGTAGGAAGGACGTGGTGCAGCTCGGGCCCGGCGACGAAGTCAAGTTCTTCGGTCGGTGGCGCGATTTCTTCGGTAAGTACGTGATGCACTGCCACAACGTCGTGCACGAAGATCACGCGATGATGATCCGTTGGGACATCGTCAAGCCCGGCACTGGGTTCTGA
- a CDS encoding histidine phosphatase family protein, whose protein sequence is MATPTTQSRETRLWLIRHGETAWSADGRHTGRTDVPLTSTGQRQARALAASLVGVSFTRVLTSPLQRAAETCRLAGYGDRAEGCEALMEWDYGDYEGLTTDQVRETRPDWLIWSGAVPGGETLGHVAERADRVIDALVDCAGDIALFAHGHLLRILAARWLGLPPDHGRLFILDAGSISRLGHEHHLRAIAAWNQAPAV, encoded by the coding sequence ATGGCAACTCCCACCACCCAATCCCGCGAAACACGCCTTTGGTTGATCCGCCACGGCGAGACGGCTTGGAGTGCCGACGGTCGGCACACCGGTCGTACCGATGTGCCTCTCACCTCGACGGGGCAGCGCCAGGCACGCGCCCTTGCGGCATCCCTCGTAGGCGTGTCCTTCACACGGGTACTTACCAGCCCCCTACAGCGCGCCGCCGAGACCTGCCGGCTGGCGGGGTACGGGGACCGCGCCGAGGGCTGCGAGGCGCTCATGGAATGGGACTACGGTGACTACGAGGGGCTAACCACGGACCAAGTGCGGGAGACCCGGCCCGACTGGCTGATCTGGAGTGGCGCGGTGCCTGGCGGCGAGACCTTGGGCCATGTGGCGGAACGGGCCGACCGCGTCATCGACGCGCTCGTAGATTGCGCCGGCGACATCGCCTTGTTTGCGCACGGCCACCTGCTGCGTATACTGGCAGCCCGCTGGCTAGGCTTGCCCCCGGACCATGGGCGTTTATTCATTCTGGATGCTGGTTCCATCAGCCGGCTCGGGCACGAGCACCACCTGCGTGCGATCGCAGCCTGGAACCAAGCGCCGGCGGTCTGA
- a CDS encoding alanine transaminase yields MHEDFLRIQRLPPYVFNIVNELKAQARARGEDIVDFGMGNPDRATPQHIVDKLVEVVHRPDTHRYSLSRGIPRLRRAITNWYRDRYGVKLDFDREAIVTIGSKEGLAHLALATVGPGDAVLVPNPAYPIHPYGFVIAGADIRHVPLVPGGDFFAELEKAIQDSWPRPKMLVLNFPCNPTAQTVDLAFFERVVAIGREHGIWVINDLAYADLVFDGYVAPSILQVPGATDVAVEFFTLSKSYNMPGWRVGFMCGNERLVAALARMKSYLDYGMFTPIQVAAIAALEGPQDCVREISDTYERRRDVLCDGLNAAGWHVEPPKATMFVWAPIPEPYRAMGSLEFSKKLLADAKVAVSPGIGFGSYGDDHVRFGLIENEHRTRQAVRCIRDMFRADARVRAAGGSS; encoded by the coding sequence TTGCACGAAGACTTTCTCAGGATCCAGCGGCTACCGCCCTACGTTTTCAACATCGTCAATGAGCTGAAGGCGCAGGCGCGCGCGCGCGGCGAAGACATCGTTGACTTCGGCATGGGCAATCCGGACCGCGCCACGCCGCAGCATATCGTCGACAAGCTTGTGGAGGTGGTGCACCGTCCGGACACCCACCGCTACTCGCTCTCGCGTGGCATCCCGCGGCTGCGTCGCGCGATCACGAATTGGTACCGGGACCGTTACGGGGTAAAGCTGGATTTCGACCGTGAGGCCATTGTCACTATCGGTTCCAAGGAGGGCTTGGCGCATCTGGCTCTGGCCACCGTTGGGCCCGGGGACGCGGTGCTGGTTCCCAACCCCGCCTATCCCATCCACCCCTATGGCTTCGTGATCGCCGGGGCGGACATCCGCCATGTGCCGTTGGTGCCGGGCGGGGACTTCTTCGCGGAACTGGAGAAGGCGATCCAGGATTCCTGGCCGCGCCCGAAGATGCTGGTGCTGAATTTCCCGTGTAATCCCACCGCGCAGACCGTCGACCTCGCGTTCTTTGAACGGGTGGTGGCCATCGGGCGCGAGCACGGAATCTGGGTGATCAATGATCTCGCCTATGCGGATCTGGTCTTCGATGGCTACGTGGCGCCGTCCATTTTGCAGGTGCCGGGTGCCACCGATGTGGCGGTGGAGTTCTTCACGCTGTCCAAGAGTTACAACATGCCGGGTTGGCGCGTGGGCTTCATGTGCGGCAACGAGCGTCTGGTGGCGGCGCTGGCGCGCATGAAGTCGTATCTGGACTATGGCATGTTCACGCCGATCCAGGTGGCGGCGATCGCTGCGCTGGAAGGACCGCAGGACTGCGTGCGGGAGATTTCGGATACCTATGAGCGGCGCCGTGACGTGCTCTGCGACGGGCTCAACGCCGCGGGTTGGCACGTGGAGCCGCCCAAGGCCACCATGTTCGTGTGGGCGCCGATCCCGGAACCGTACCGGGCCATGGGCTCGCTGGAATTCTCGAAGAAGTTGCTGGCGGACGCCAAGGTGGCGGTCTCGCCCGGCATCGGATTCGGCAGCTATGGAGACGACCACGTGCGCTTTGGACTGATCGAGAACGAGCACCGCACCCGCCAGGCGGTGCGTTGCATCCGCGACATGTTCCGCGCCGATGCGCGCGTTCGCGCGGCGGGAGGCAGTTCGTGA
- a CDS encoding homoserine dehydrogenase (catalyzes the formation of L-aspartate 4-semialdehyde from L-homoserine) — MKPVNVGLLGLGTVGGGTVNVLRRNAHEITRRAGRGIRVSCAAARDLKRARICDVEGIRLTADPYAVVDDPDVEIVVELIGGVELARELVLRAIAKDKHVVTANKALIALHGNELFAAAQAQGVMVAFEAAVAGGIPIIKAIREGLAGNRIEWLAGIINGTCNFVLTAMRDEGREFEDVLAQAQALGYAEADPAFDVDGIDAAHKLTILASIAFGIPLQFERLYVEGIRHITRADVAYAEALGYRIKHLGMARATAAGIELRVHPALIPYRRLIANVDGVMNAILVKGDAVGPTLYYGAGAGAEPTASAVVADLVDVVRALTSDPENRVPHLAFQPDALSDTPILPMEAVETAYYLRLQALDQPGVLADVTRILGDRGISIEAMVQKEPAEGQQAVPVILLTQRVREQQMNDAIRRIEALGSVTAPVTRIRVENLAR, encoded by the coding sequence GTGAAGCCGGTCAACGTCGGACTGCTCGGGCTCGGGACCGTGGGCGGCGGGACGGTCAACGTGCTGCGGCGCAATGCCCACGAGATCACCCGGCGCGCCGGACGTGGTATCCGGGTGTCGTGCGCCGCGGCCCGGGACCTGAAGCGTGCGCGCATCTGTGACGTGGAGGGTATCCGCCTCACCGCCGATCCCTACGCGGTAGTGGACGATCCGGATGTTGAGATCGTGGTTGAGCTGATCGGCGGTGTGGAGCTGGCGCGCGAACTGGTGCTGCGCGCCATTGCCAAGGACAAGCATGTGGTCACCGCGAATAAGGCGTTGATCGCCCTGCACGGCAACGAGCTGTTCGCCGCCGCCCAGGCGCAGGGCGTGATGGTCGCCTTCGAGGCGGCGGTGGCAGGTGGCATCCCCATCATCAAGGCGATCCGCGAGGGCCTGGCCGGCAACCGGATCGAGTGGTTGGCGGGGATCATCAACGGCACCTGCAACTTCGTGCTCACCGCCATGCGCGACGAGGGGCGCGAATTCGAGGACGTGCTGGCGCAGGCGCAGGCGCTCGGTTACGCGGAGGCCGACCCGGCCTTCGATGTGGATGGCATCGACGCGGCCCACAAGCTCACCATTCTGGCCTCCATCGCCTTCGGGATCCCGCTCCAGTTCGAGCGGCTGTACGTGGAGGGGATCCGCCACATCACCCGGGCCGACGTGGCCTATGCCGAGGCGCTCGGCTACCGTATCAAGCATCTCGGCATGGCGCGCGCCACGGCGGCGGGGATCGAGCTGCGCGTGCACCCCGCGCTGATCCCGTACCGGCGCCTGATCGCCAACGTGGACGGGGTCATGAACGCCATCCTGGTCAAGGGGGACGCGGTGGGGCCCACCTTGTACTATGGCGCCGGGGCCGGGGCCGAGCCGACCGCGTCGGCGGTGGTGGCGGACCTGGTGGATGTGGTGCGCGCCCTGACCTCGGATCCGGAGAACCGGGTGCCGCACCTTGCCTTCCAGCCCGACGCGCTGTCGGATACCCCGATCCTGCCCATGGAAGCGGTGGAGACCGCGTACTACCTGCGCCTCCAGGCCCTGGACCAACCCGGGGTGCTGGCCGATGTGACCCGCATCCTGGGGGACCGCGGCATCAGCATCGAGGCCATGGTCCAGAAGGAGCCGGCGGAGGGCCAGCAGGCCGTGCCGGTCATCCTGCTCACCCAGCGGGTCCGGGAGCAGCAGATGAACGACGCGATCCGGCGTATCGAGGCCCTGGGATCGGTAACCGCCCCGGTGACCCGGATCCGCGTGGAAAACCTGGCGCGCTAG
- a CDS encoding threonine synthase yields the protein MPFRARYTGLIDKYRDRLPVRDDSRIISLGEGNTPLIRLNNVPRTLDIAVDLYVKYEGLNPTGSFKDRGMTLAVTKAVEEGSRAVICASTGNTSASAAAYAARAGITAFVLIPEGKIALGKLAQAMLHGAVVLQIQGNFDAGMQLVKEVAEEAPVTIVNSINPYRLQGQKTAAFEIVEELECAPDYHCLPVGNAGNITAHWMGYSEYFEHGIVNNRPVMVGYQASGAAPFLRGHMVDNPETVATAIRIGHPQSWDKAWVAQKASSGWFDECSDEEILAAQKLLAEQEGVFCEPASATSLAGALRDVRSGRIPAGAKVVCTLTGHGLKDPDVAIRQGGGRMQTVPARLDAVRDAILQRIT from the coding sequence ATGCCTTTTCGAGCCCGCTATACGGGATTGATCGACAAATACCGCGACCGCTTGCCGGTGCGCGACGACAGCCGCATTATCAGCCTGGGGGAGGGCAACACCCCGCTGATCCGTTTGAACAACGTGCCGCGCACCCTGGACATTGCGGTCGACCTGTACGTGAAATACGAGGGGCTCAACCCCACCGGGTCGTTCAAGGACCGCGGCATGACCCTGGCGGTGACCAAGGCGGTGGAAGAGGGTAGCCGCGCGGTGATCTGCGCCAGTACCGGCAATACCTCGGCCTCCGCCGCGGCCTATGCCGCGCGCGCCGGGATCACCGCCTTCGTGCTGATCCCGGAGGGCAAGATCGCGCTCGGTAAGCTCGCCCAGGCGATGTTGCACGGCGCGGTGGTGTTGCAGATCCAGGGCAACTTCGACGCCGGCATGCAACTGGTGAAGGAGGTGGCGGAAGAGGCGCCAGTCACCATCGTCAACTCCATCAACCCGTACCGCCTGCAGGGCCAGAAGACCGCCGCCTTCGAGATCGTGGAGGAGCTGGAGTGCGCGCCGGATTACCATTGTCTCCCGGTGGGCAACGCCGGCAACATTACCGCCCACTGGATGGGATACAGCGAGTATTTCGAGCATGGCATCGTCAACAACCGCCCGGTGATGGTGGGCTACCAGGCGAGCGGCGCGGCGCCGTTTCTGCGCGGTCACATGGTGGACAACCCGGAGACCGTGGCCACTGCCATCCGCATCGGCCATCCGCAATCCTGGGACAAGGCGTGGGTGGCGCAAAAGGCGTCCAGCGGCTGGTTCGACGAGTGCTCCGATGAGGAGATCCTGGCCGCCCAAAAGCTGCTGGCCGAGCAGGAGGGCGTGTTCTGCGAGCCGGCCTCCGCGACCTCGCTGGCCGGGGCGCTACGCGATGTGCGCAGCGGGCGCATCCCGGCGGGCGCGAAGGTGGTGTGCACCCTGACCGGTCACGGTCTGAAGGATCCGGACGTGGCGATCCGCCAGGGCGGCGGGCGGATGCAGACGGTGCCGGCGCGTCTGGACGCGGTGCGCGACGCCATACTCCAACGCATCACCTGA
- a CDS encoding single-stranded-DNA-specific exonuclease RecJ: MKARIARRSTESLAGLPAGLHPVLRRVYAARRVRGPADLEHSLERLHPLTGLTGIASAAALLSEAVEQDRRILLVGDFDADGATSCALAVLALRALGARQVHYLVPNRFEFGYGLTAEIVAVAADWHPDLIVTVDNGIASLEGVAAAHARGIQVLVTDHHLPGATLPAADAIVNPNLPGDPFPSKHLAGVGVIFYVLSAARAHLRAAGWFARRGIGEPKLAQFLDLVALGTVADVVPLDANNRILVQQGLLRIRSGQCRPGIAALLAVAKRGQSRVVAADLAFGVGPRLNAAGRLEDMSLGIECLITDDLDAAREMAQRLDELNHARRAIEAQMQTQALEVLEGLGLQDDDPALPMGLCLYDARWHPGVIGILAARIRERFHRPVIAFAPDGAGLKGSARSIPGLHIRDALDAVASRNPGLLSRFGGHAMAAGLSLALDRLEDFRTAFDDQVRRCLGPEDLEGICYTDGELAPAELHLETAQLLRDGGPWGAGFPEPCFDGEFQVLAQRVVGERHLKLTLRPAGGRQSIDGIAFQTPAPPVPWERVRIAYRLDVNEYQGVTSPQLLVEFIEPL; this comes from the coding sequence ATGAAGGCGCGGATCGCACGGCGTTCGACAGAATCCCTTGCGGGTTTGCCCGCCGGCCTTCATCCGGTCTTGCGCCGGGTCTACGCGGCCCGCCGCGTGCGGGGGCCGGCGGACCTGGAGCATTCCTTGGAGCGGCTCCATCCGCTCACCGGTTTGACCGGCATCGCGTCCGCCGCGGCATTGCTGTCAGAGGCCGTGGAGCAGGATCGGCGCATCCTGCTGGTGGGGGACTTCGATGCCGACGGGGCGACCAGTTGCGCACTGGCGGTGCTGGCCTTGCGCGCGCTCGGGGCTCGCCAGGTGCACTATCTGGTGCCCAACCGCTTCGAGTTCGGCTACGGCCTGACCGCGGAGATCGTCGCGGTGGCGGCGGACTGGCACCCGGACCTGATCGTCACCGTGGACAACGGGATCGCCAGCCTGGAAGGGGTGGCGGCGGCGCACGCGCGCGGCATCCAGGTCCTCGTCACCGATCATCACCTGCCGGGCGCCACGCTGCCGGCGGCGGACGCCATCGTCAATCCCAATCTGCCCGGCGATCCGTTCCCGAGCAAGCATCTGGCGGGGGTCGGCGTTATCTTTTATGTGTTGTCCGCAGCACGCGCCCACCTGCGCGCCGCCGGCTGGTTCGCGCGCCGGGGCATAGGGGAGCCGAAGCTGGCGCAGTTCCTGGATCTGGTGGCACTGGGTACCGTGGCGGATGTGGTGCCGCTGGACGCCAACAACCGCATTTTGGTGCAACAGGGCCTGTTGCGGATTCGCAGCGGCCAGTGCCGTCCCGGCATCGCGGCGCTGCTGGCGGTCGCCAAGCGCGGCCAGTCACGCGTGGTGGCCGCGGATCTCGCGTTCGGGGTAGGCCCGCGGCTCAACGCGGCGGGGCGCCTGGAGGACATGTCGCTGGGCATCGAGTGCCTGATCACCGACGACCTGGATGCTGCCCGGGAAATGGCGCAGCGGCTGGACGAGCTGAACCACGCACGGCGTGCCATCGAGGCGCAGATGCAGACCCAGGCGCTGGAGGTATTGGAGGGGCTCGGACTGCAGGATGACGACCCGGCGCTGCCCATGGGCCTGTGCCTCTATGACGCGCGTTGGCACCCGGGGGTGATCGGGATCCTGGCCGCGCGGATCCGCGAGCGTTTCCACCGTCCGGTGATCGCCTTCGCCCCTGACGGTGCGGGTCTCAAGGGTTCGGCGCGCTCCATCCCCGGGCTCCACATCCGCGATGCTCTGGACGCGGTGGCGAGCCGCAACCCGGGGCTGTTGAGCCGCTTCGGCGGGCACGCCATGGCGGCGGGTTTGAGCCTTGCGCTTGATCGCCTGGAGGATTTCCGCACCGCTTTCGATGACCAGGTGCGGCGCTGTCTGGGGCCCGAGGACCTCGAAGGTATCTGCTATACCGACGGTGAACTGGCGCCTGCGGAGCTCCATCTGGAGACCGCGCAACTGCTGCGTGACGGCGGCCCGTGGGGCGCGGGTTTCCCGGAGCCGTGCTTTGACGGCGAGTTCCAGGTGCTGGCGCAGCGTGTAGTGGGGGAACGCCATCTGAAATTGACCCTGCGCCCGGCGGGGGGCCGGCAGTCGATCGACGGGATCGCGTTCCAGACGCCGGCGCCGCCGGTGCCCTGGGAACGGGTGCGCATCGCCTATCGCTTGGATGTCAACGAGTACCAGGGCGTCACGAGTCCGCAACTCCTGGTGGAGTTCATCGAGCCGCTGTGA
- a CDS encoding peptide chain release factor 2 → MFDYEAKQERLTEVARELEDPLIWQKPERAQSLGRERAQLEAQVRVLGELTPALDEARELLDLAAEEQDEATVAEVVRDLDRAEERVAALEFQRMFSGEMDEKHAFLDVQSGSGGTEAQDWAEMLLRMYLRWAERRGFRAELIEVSPAEVAGIKSATIKVEGPYAYGWLRTETGVHRLVRKSPFDAGNRRHTSFAAVFVSPEVDEEVEVEINPADLRIDVYRASGAGGQHVNRTESAVRITHNPSGIVVQCQNDRSQHKNKATAMKQLKAKLYEREMQRRRSEQQAVEDTKSDIGWGSQIRSYVLDQSRIKDLRTGVETGNPQAVLDGDLDAFIEASLKAGV, encoded by the coding sequence ATCTTTGACTACGAGGCGAAGCAGGAACGCCTGACGGAGGTCGCGCGCGAATTGGAGGACCCGCTGATCTGGCAGAAGCCGGAACGCGCCCAGTCCCTGGGCCGGGAGCGGGCCCAGCTGGAGGCGCAGGTGCGGGTCCTGGGGGAGCTGACCCCGGCCCTGGATGAGGCCCGGGAGCTGCTGGATCTGGCTGCCGAGGAGCAGGATGAGGCCACGGTCGCGGAGGTGGTCCGGGACCTGGATCGCGCCGAGGAACGGGTCGCGGCGTTGGAATTTCAACGCATGTTCTCGGGCGAGATGGACGAGAAGCACGCGTTCCTGGATGTCCAATCCGGTTCCGGTGGGACCGAGGCCCAGGACTGGGCGGAGATGCTGCTGCGGATGTATCTGCGTTGGGCGGAGCGGCGCGGTTTCCGCGCCGAGTTGATTGAGGTGTCTCCGGCGGAAGTGGCCGGCATCAAGAGCGCCACCATCAAGGTGGAAGGCCCGTACGCCTATGGGTGGCTGCGCACCGAAACCGGGGTGCATCGCCTGGTGCGCAAGTCGCCGTTCGATGCCGGCAACCGCCGTCATACCTCTTTCGCGGCGGTGTTCGTATCCCCGGAGGTGGATGAGGAAGTTGAAGTCGAGATCAACCCGGCGGACCTGCGCATAGACGTCTACCGGGCCAGCGGCGCTGGCGGCCAGCACGTCAACCGCACCGAATCCGCGGTGCGCATCACGCACAATCCCAGCGGGATCGTGGTCCAGTGCCAGAACGACCGCTCCCAGCACAAGAACAAGGCCACCGCCATGAAACAGCTCAAGGCCAAGCTCTATGAACGGGAGATGCAGCGGCGGCGCAGCGAGCAGCAGGCGGTGGAGGACACCAAGTCGGATATCGGTTGGGGCAGCCAGATTCGGTCCTATGTGCTTGACCAGTCGCGCATCAAGGATCTGCGCACCGGCGTGGAGACCGGCAATCCCCAGGCGGTGCTGGATGGGGACCTGGACGCGTTCATCGAAGCGAGCCTGAAGGCCGGGGTGTGA
- a CDS encoding lysine--tRNA ligase — MNDTEDNRLIAERRAKLAALRAAGNPFPNDFHRDALAQALHADCDGLNGGALDAAPRRVRVAGRMMAKRVMGKASFAQIQDMSGRIQLFLERDTLPEGVYAAFKGWDVGDIVGVEGVLFKTKTDELTVRAEQLRLLVKGLRPLPEKFHGLTDQEVRYRQRYVDLMMNESSRRVFQLRSAVVRFLRRFLEDRGFVEVETPMMQAIPGGATAKPFITHHNVLDMDLYLRVAPELYLKRLVVGGLERVYELNRNFRNEGVSTRHNPEFTMLEFYQAYANYGDLMDLTEELLRSMSEELLGGTTLCYQGRDCNFGRPFARMTVREAVLRYNPDISAAQLDDLQSLRGVCERLSIPVDARYGTGRLQIEIFDKTVEANLLDPTFITAYPTEVSPLARRNDMDPSVTDRFELMIGGREIANGFSELNDPEDQAERFRLQVEEKAAGDEEAMHYDADYIRALEYGLPPTAGEGIGVDRLVMLLADVPSIRDVLLFPHLRPE, encoded by the coding sequence ATGAACGATACCGAAGACAACCGCCTGATCGCCGAACGCCGCGCCAAGCTCGCCGCTCTGCGCGCCGCCGGCAACCCATTCCCCAACGACTTCCATCGCGATGCGCTGGCGCAAGCGCTGCATGCGGACTGCGACGGGCTCAATGGCGGCGCGCTGGATGCGGCGCCGAGGCGGGTGCGGGTCGCCGGGCGCATGATGGCCAAGCGGGTCATGGGCAAGGCGAGCTTCGCCCAGATCCAGGACATGAGCGGGCGCATCCAGCTCTTTCTGGAGCGCGACACCCTGCCGGAGGGGGTCTACGCGGCGTTCAAGGGTTGGGACGTGGGGGACATCGTCGGCGTCGAGGGCGTGCTGTTCAAGACCAAGACTGATGAGCTTACGGTCCGCGCTGAACAGCTGCGGTTGCTGGTGAAGGGCCTGCGTCCGCTGCCGGAGAAGTTCCATGGGCTTACGGACCAGGAGGTCCGCTATCGCCAGCGTTACGTGGACCTGATGATGAACGAGTCCAGCCGGCGCGTGTTCCAACTGCGCAGCGCCGTCGTGCGTTTCCTGCGCCGTTTCCTGGAAGATCGGGGCTTCGTCGAGGTCGAGACCCCGATGATGCAGGCGATCCCCGGGGGCGCCACTGCCAAGCCGTTCATCACCCACCACAACGTGCTGGACATGGACCTCTACCTGCGGGTGGCGCCGGAACTCTATCTCAAGCGCCTGGTGGTGGGCGGGTTGGAGCGGGTCTACGAGCTGAACCGCAACTTCCGCAACGAGGGGGTTTCCACGCGCCACAACCCGGAGTTCACGATGCTGGAGTTCTATCAGGCCTACGCGAACTATGGGGACCTGATGGATCTCACGGAAGAGCTGTTGCGCAGCATGTCCGAGGAACTGCTGGGGGGCACGACGTTGTGCTACCAGGGCCGGGACTGCAACTTCGGGCGGCCGTTCGCGCGGATGACTGTGCGCGAGGCGGTTCTGCGCTACAACCCGGATATTTCCGCGGCGCAGCTCGACGATCTGCAGTCCCTGCGTGGGGTGTGCGAGCGTTTGTCGATCCCCGTGGACGCGCGCTACGGCACCGGCCGGCTGCAGATCGAGATCTTCGACAAGACCGTGGAGGCGAACCTCCTGGATCCGACGTTTATTACCGCCTATCCGACCGAGGTCTCTCCCCTGGCGCGGCGCAACGACATGGATCCGTCGGTGACGGACCGCTTCGAACTCATGATCGGCGGCCGGGAGATCGCCAACGGGTTCTCCGAGTTGAACGACCCGGAGGATCAGGCGGAGCGCTTTCGCCTCCAGGTGGAGGAAAAGGCCGCGGGCGATGAGGAGGCCATGCACTATGATGCGGACTACATCCGCGCCTTGGAATATGGCCTGCCGCCGACCGCCGGGGAGGGGATCGGCGTGGACCGTCTGGTGATGCTGCTCGCCGACGTGCCGTCGATCCGCGACGTGCTGTTGTTTCCCCACCTGCGCCCCGAATGA